In bacterium, a single genomic region encodes these proteins:
- the mutL gene encoding DNA mismatch repair endonuclease MutL, which produces MNRIKILPEHVANQIAAGEVVERPASVVKELVENAIDANASQITIEIKGAGKKYIRVADNGSGMTRADAELAVERFATSKLESVSDLTAIKTLGFRGEALPSIASVSKFELVTRSEESISGTKIIIEGGMKKEITEIGAPVGTTVKVQNLFYNTPARLKFLKSDTTETAQIIATVSHLALGYPQIYFKLLIDGKEIYNLPPVSEILGRIIAIFGKETESELIPLPSPNMVSACVVSGYIAKPSLSRNNWSGFMSYVNRRFVSNRTITRAVFDGYHTLLPVQRYPVGVLFISIDPKLVDVNVHPTKREVRFVHEKEIYETILETIRFALHQVMLIPDIKEPIEKEMPSSKPQIPHTLHIPKSKPKEPEPKIQTQFAITPTIPESVISTSQDTVPSPQEKPRELNIHASPVSQSTLRILQSETKPSEFPQMEPLAQLDETYILCRSGEDLLIIDQHAAHERILYDRLMPKIKNQESITQLLLFPQTIELPAKEATVLAEYKDELQKYGFELDHLGGNTYTLRAVPEIVVDTDYRQLILDIIDNLTTIGKKLPTEEIQERMVTFLVCRAAVKSGDIQQMPEWKKLIYDLQNTTSPYTCPHGRPTAIRLSKEELEKRFKRT; this is translated from the coding sequence ATGAATAGAATTAAAATACTGCCAGAACATGTGGCAAACCAAATCGCAGCTGGAGAGGTGGTTGAGCGCCCGGCATCGGTGGTGAAAGAGCTGGTAGAAAATGCGATTGATGCGAATGCAAGCCAGATAACTATTGAAATTAAAGGGGCTGGGAAAAAATATATCCGCGTTGCAGATAATGGTTCTGGAATGACTCGCGCCGATGCGGAACTTGCAGTCGAACGGTTCGCCACCAGTAAACTCGAATCAGTATCCGATTTAACGGCGATTAAAACGCTTGGTTTTCGCGGAGAAGCGCTCCCGAGCATTGCGTCTGTTTCAAAGTTTGAGTTGGTCACCCGGTCGGAAGAGAGTATTAGCGGAACGAAAATTATTATTGAAGGTGGAATGAAAAAAGAGATAACTGAAATTGGTGCGCCAGTCGGCACCACGGTTAAAGTCCAGAACCTATTTTATAATACACCCGCACGATTAAAATTTCTAAAATCTGATACTACCGAAACCGCACAAATCATCGCCACAGTCAGTCATCTCGCTCTCGGATACCCGCAAATATACTTTAAACTCTTAATTGACGGAAAAGAAATCTATAATCTGCCACCTGTATCTGAAATTCTGGGTCGAATCATTGCTATCTTCGGGAAAGAAACTGAATCGGAATTAATTCCGCTTCCCAGCCCGAATATGGTGTCAGCTTGTGTGGTGTCCGGCTATATTGCTAAACCAAGTTTGTCCCGGAATAACTGGTCTGGGTTTATGAGTTATGTTAACCGCAGGTTTGTTTCCAATCGGACAATAACCCGTGCGGTGTTCGATGGATATCATACATTACTACCGGTACAGCGATATCCGGTTGGCGTCCTTTTTATATCAATCGACCCGAAATTGGTAGATGTGAATGTACATCCGACGAAACGCGAAGTCCGATTCGTTCACGAGAAAGAAATTTATGAAACGATACTTGAAACTATCCGATTTGCGTTACATCAAGTAATGTTGATTCCAGATATTAAAGAACCAATAGAAAAAGAAATGCCAAGTTCCAAACCCCAAATTCCACATACACTCCACATACCAAAATCCAAACCGAAAGAACCGGAACCGAAAATTCAAACCCAGTTTGCGATTACACCGACCATTCCAGAATCGGTTATATCCACTAGCCAGGATACAGTTCCTTCGCCGCAAGAAAAACCTAGAGAGCTGAATATTCATGCTTCACCGGTATCACAATCTACCCTCCGCATTCTGCAATCTGAGACTAAACCTTCAGAGTTTCCGCAAATGGAACCGTTAGCGCAACTAGATGAAACTTACATCCTCTGCCGGTCGGGTGAAGATTTACTGATTATCGACCAGCATGCGGCGCATGAACGGATTCTTTACGACCGGCTAATGCCGAAAATTAAGAACCAAGAATCAATCACCCAACTGCTGTTATTCCCGCAAACCATTGAACTTCCGGCAAAAGAAGCAACGGTTCTCGCCGAATATAAAGATGAATTGCAGAAGTATGGATTTGAACTCGACCATCTTGGTGGGAACACTTATACGCTTCGTGCCGTACCGGAAATAGTGGTTGATACTGACTATCGTCAACTCATTCTCGACATTATTGATAATTTAACAACTATTGGGAAGAAATTGCCGACTGAGGAAATACAGGAGCGGATGGTAACGTTCCTCGTTTGTCGTGCTGCAGTTAAATCCGGTGATATCCAGCAGATGCCGGAATGGAAGAAACTCATATACGATTTACAGAATACCACTTCACCTTACACCTGCCCGCATGGACGACCAACAGCTATACGTCTTTCGAAAGAAGAACTGGAAAAACGATTTAAAAGAACCTAA
- a CDS encoding sigma-54 dependent transcriptional regulator codes for MSVSDNEITILVVDDEPKQAEIFRQALEKDGYTVYSAHSGESAIRIMKQELIDIVITDLRMPHIDGLELFRWIKRNNPETAVLFVTAYATVETAVDALKSGAKDYLIKPVKLDELRLKVKNLISQIQLQWENIRLKQEVGKKYSLENIIGTSKPMQEVFAKIRKVAPTSTTVLLRGESGTGKELVAQAIHALSPRSQGPFVKATCAALPEGLLESELFGHVKGAFTGAIRDREGRFELANTGTIFLDEIGDIPLSTQVKLLRVLQERQFERVGDTQTITVDVRVIAATNKNLEEALRKKEFREDLYYRLNVVSIYLPPLRERKEDIPALIDHFLTRFSSASESATKKKPKLHPTTLSLIMQYHWPGNIRELENAIEHALVMGNGEVILPEDLPIPIQSSQEQLATKADAVLEEGITLEEMERRLIQSALLKTQHNQSKAAKLLGITRRTLGYRMKKYKIE; via the coding sequence ATGTCAGTTAGTGATAATGAGATAACCATTCTCGTCGTTGATGATGAACCGAAACAAGCGGAAATATTTCGACAAGCGCTTGAAAAAGATGGATATACGGTTTATTCAGCACATAGTGGCGAATCAGCGATTCGGATTATGAAACAGGAACTGATTGATATCGTTATCACCGATTTGCGGATGCCACATATCGATGGATTAGAGTTATTCCGCTGGATTAAACGGAATAATCCGGAAACCGCAGTTCTATTCGTAACCGCATATGCTACGGTTGAAACGGCAGTAGACGCGCTTAAATCCGGCGCAAAAGATTATCTTATCAAACCGGTTAAACTTGATGAATTGCGATTGAAAGTTAAAAACCTTATTTCGCAGATCCAGTTGCAGTGGGAAAATATTCGATTAAAACAAGAGGTCGGTAAAAAATATTCACTTGAAAATATTATTGGAACCAGTAAACCAATGCAAGAAGTGTTTGCAAAAATCCGAAAAGTTGCACCGACTTCAACCACAGTTCTCCTTCGCGGGGAAAGTGGGACAGGAAAAGAATTGGTTGCGCAGGCGATCCATGCTCTTTCTCCCCGGAGCCAAGGACCGTTTGTTAAAGCGACCTGTGCGGCGTTGCCAGAAGGATTATTGGAATCAGAGTTATTCGGTCATGTGAAAGGCGCGTTTACTGGTGCGATTCGTGACCGCGAAGGACGGTTCGAATTAGCTAATACCGGGACGATTTTTCTCGATGAAATTGGTGATATTCCGTTATCTACCCAGGTGAAACTGCTCCGCGTTCTCCAAGAGCGGCAATTTGAACGCGTTGGAGATACACAAACGATTACCGTTGATGTTCGAGTTATCGCTGCCACGAATAAAAATCTTGAAGAAGCGCTGCGGAAAAAAGAGTTTCGCGAAGATTTATATTATCGGCTGAATGTGGTAAGTATTTATCTCCCGCCATTGCGGGAACGCAAAGAAGATATTCCGGCATTAATCGACCATTTTTTAACCCGGTTTAGTTCAGCTAGTGAATCCGCTACTAAAAAGAAACCGAAACTGCATCCGACAACCTTATCTTTGATTATGCAATACCATTGGCCGGGCAATATTCGTGAACTCGAAAATGCTATTGAACATGCGCTGGTTATGGGCAATGGCGAGGTTATCCTTCCGGAAGATTTACCTATCCCAATTCAGAGTAGTCAGGAACAACTGGCAACCAAAGCGGATGCGGTTCTTGAAGAAGGGATAACTTTAGAAGAAATGGAACGTCGACTGATTCAAAGTGCACTCCTGAAGACCCAGCATAATCAGAGTAAAGCGGCTAAATTACTTGGAATAACCCGACGTACTCTCGGCTACCGGATGAAAAAATATAAAATCGAATAA